From a region of the Romeriopsis navalis LEGE 11480 genome:
- the crtC gene encoding cyanoexosortase C, with translation MQLQESIKITPKAVLHAATRNAHRRYLTLASLLLLVYSVAFMGHQWQNLLKGSSDFILNFGFIALVVRNLYRQREELRSYKALSDDRLIGYVLMLGGGMMFLAVRVGTTSISLQALAAMLIVVGMAASTWGLEFFTRFWSAAMLVLVALYPNIGYVAIRVFRFFTSKDSLEHLMAQAGSFSLNLFQFQALAEGVYVKFPEGAVEVASGCSGFDMALSTVGIAFLMGQFMNASRLRTAMVMFVGWALAMLFNVPRIMMLAIASVYWGKESFDFWHGPIGGQIFSCILFTVYYYIAMWIIEYKSQPRKNAS, from the coding sequence ATGCAGCTTCAAGAATCAATAAAAATTACGCCTAAAGCTGTCCTCCATGCGGCCACGCGTAATGCCCATCGACGTTATCTGACCCTGGCGAGTTTACTCTTGCTGGTCTATAGTGTGGCGTTCATGGGACACCAGTGGCAAAACTTACTGAAAGGGAGTTCAGATTTTATTTTGAACTTTGGTTTTATTGCCTTGGTCGTCCGCAATCTCTATCGTCAACGTGAGGAGTTGCGATCGTACAAAGCGTTATCCGACGATCGGCTAATCGGCTATGTGCTGATGCTAGGTGGTGGGATGATGTTTCTGGCTGTAAGAGTGGGGACGACATCGATTTCGCTGCAGGCGCTGGCGGCAATGCTGATTGTGGTTGGGATGGCTGCGAGTACTTGGGGATTAGAATTTTTTACCCGGTTTTGGTCGGCAGCGATGTTGGTCTTAGTAGCGTTGTACCCGAATATTGGCTACGTGGCAATTCGCGTATTTCGATTTTTTACGTCGAAGGATTCATTGGAGCATTTGATGGCTCAGGCTGGCAGTTTCAGTTTGAATCTGTTTCAGTTTCAAGCCTTAGCCGAAGGCGTTTATGTGAAATTTCCGGAAGGTGCAGTAGAAGTTGCTTCAGGCTGTAGTGGTTTTGATATGGCGCTATCAACCGTCGGGATTGCCTTCCTGATGGGGCAATTTATGAATGCGAGTCGGTTGCGAACAGCGATGGTGATGTTTGTCGGTTGGGCGTTAGCGATGTTATTTAACGTGCCCCGCATTATGATGTTGGCGATCGCGTCAGTCTATTGGGGTAAGGAATCATTCGACTTCTGGCACGGTCCGATCGGTGGACAGATTTTCTCCTGCATTCTCTTTACCGTTTACTACTACATTGCCATGTGGATTATTGAATATAAATCCCAACCACGTAAGAACGCATCATGA
- the hpsJ-C gene encoding HpsJ-like protein, cyanoexosortase C-associated — protein MATSVSASSYSAGNPASQASNGKSIFRIVGIACMAGFLFDILILLAPPNPGALEWRMSFVQQVGDRSIVFMLGIAFLTMGAFDLRPLLKKVAMTSMIVGLIFCLLVPLSIRDSIVLQKQVNNRITAQASQLETQIQATQSNPKLKQKPTDDQIKQALEKLSTQSDKLQQNATKSTVKAGASSVSNLLVTGLALIGLGRYGMRRR, from the coding sequence ATGGCAACTTCAGTATCCGCATCTAGCTATTCTGCCGGTAATCCAGCGAGCCAAGCCAGCAACGGCAAAAGCATTTTCCGTATTGTGGGGATTGCTTGTATGGCTGGTTTTCTGTTCGATATTTTGATTTTGCTCGCGCCCCCCAACCCAGGCGCATTAGAGTGGCGCATGAGCTTTGTCCAACAGGTGGGCGATCGCTCGATCGTCTTTATGTTGGGTATTGCCTTCTTGACGATGGGCGCGTTTGATCTGCGGCCACTGCTGAAAAAAGTGGCAATGACTAGCATGATTGTCGGTCTGATTTTTTGCTTGCTGGTGCCATTGTCGATTCGTGACAGCATTGTTTTGCAGAAGCAAGTGAACAATCGAATTACGGCTCAAGCCAGCCAGCTAGAAACGCAAATTCAAGCAACTCAGTCCAATCCGAAGCTGAAGCAAAAGCCGACAGATGACCAGATTAAGCAGGCATTAGAAAAGCTCAGCACGCAGTCGGATAAGTTGCAGCAAAATGCAACGAAAAGCACGGTGAAAGCCGGTGCTTCGAGTGTGAGCAACTTGCTCGTGACGGGCTTGGCTTTGATTGGTTTAGGTCGCTACGGGATGCGCCGTCGGTAA
- a CDS encoding PTPA-CTERM sorting domain-containing protein: MSVLAAGAFVAMNPQSAQAARIANGSRIDFIGNADAANTSIDFQEFLDALASGSFGSPTGDWVFVTTATGGFESSLNPGTTGSLPQAVGTIKDIDPVPFAGSLPAWLTFSTNNIAFELTSAVLGSDRQYFLEGVVTGNGFDPTPFSGELTTQISGAGVKTFSGIITAVPTPALLPGLSVMAVNVLRKRKKLKTASA; the protein is encoded by the coding sequence GTGTCTGTGCTTGCTGCCGGGGCCTTTGTCGCAATGAATCCCCAGTCTGCCCAAGCCGCCCGGATTGCCAATGGCAGTCGCATTGACTTTATAGGGAATGCCGATGCTGCGAATACGAGTATCGACTTCCAGGAATTTCTCGACGCTCTTGCGTCCGGTTCGTTTGGCTCACCAACTGGGGATTGGGTGTTTGTCACAACTGCAACCGGTGGTTTTGAGTCATCGCTTAATCCTGGGACAACCGGTAGTCTACCCCAAGCAGTAGGGACCATTAAAGATATTGACCCAGTGCCGTTCGCTGGCAGTCTACCAGCATGGTTGACGTTTAGTACGAATAATATTGCGTTTGAGTTGACTTCCGCTGTTTTAGGGTCTGATCGCCAGTACTTCTTAGAAGGCGTTGTTACAGGTAATGGATTTGACCCAACGCCCTTCTCTGGTGAATTGACAACTCAGATTAGCGGTGCAGGAGTGAAGACCTTCTCCGGGATCATCACTGCCGTTCCAACGCCTGCACTGTTGCCGGGCTTATCAGTGATGGCTGTTAATGTGTTGCGGAAGCGGAAAAAGTTGAAAACTGCCTCAGCTTAA
- a CDS encoding glycosyltransferase family 4 protein: MRPKILFLDQSGKLGGAELSLLDIAIHYDDRCLVALFADGPFQARLATCHIPTRVLTQVPLSIGKQSTAVKSLKALRQIIPLIRRVAQLSQDYDIIYANTPKAFVIGAIASRFSRRPLIYHLRDILSADHFSQTNLKVVITLANCCATKVIANSMATQQAFIQAGGKPQLVEVLYNGFDPAQYQTTNEQQQDIRHTLGWDDRFIIGHFSRLSPWKGQHILLEALARCPDHLCAILVGDALFGETDYVQNLHQQVERLKLHDRVKFLGFRQDIPPLMTACDLITHTSTAPEPFGRVIIEAMLCKTPVIAASGGGAVELIHHNQTGWLTPLSDVSSLADRLCQCATQPSQMAQIVHNAYAHASTKFTLDRLYQQLDARLLATMRKPSKV, translated from the coding sequence AGCTTGGTGGTGCTGAACTTTCGCTACTTGATATTGCAATCCATTATGACGATCGTTGTCTTGTTGCGTTGTTCGCGGATGGACCATTTCAGGCGCGTTTAGCTACATGCCATATTCCGACTCGGGTGCTTACTCAAGTGCCACTCTCGATTGGGAAGCAGAGTACAGCTGTCAAAAGCCTGAAGGCCTTGAGGCAGATTATCCCGCTGATTCGGCGTGTGGCCCAGCTAAGCCAGGATTATGACATTATCTATGCAAATACCCCCAAGGCATTTGTGATTGGTGCGATTGCGAGTCGCTTCTCTCGCCGTCCCTTGATCTACCATCTGCGCGATATTCTGTCTGCCGATCACTTTAGCCAAACTAATCTCAAAGTGGTCATCACCCTGGCCAATTGCTGCGCGACCAAAGTCATCGCTAATTCTATGGCTACTCAGCAGGCGTTTATCCAAGCCGGTGGTAAACCCCAGCTTGTTGAAGTGCTCTACAACGGCTTTGACCCAGCCCAATACCAGACCACTAACGAACAGCAGCAAGATATCCGCCATACGCTTGGGTGGGACGATCGCTTCATCATTGGTCACTTCAGTCGGCTATCTCCCTGGAAAGGTCAACACATCTTGCTCGAAGCCCTGGCCCGATGTCCTGATCATCTCTGCGCCATTCTCGTCGGTGATGCCCTATTTGGGGAAACCGACTATGTCCAAAATCTCCATCAGCAGGTTGAGCGTTTGAAGTTGCACGATCGTGTCAAATTCCTGGGGTTTCGCCAGGATATTCCCCCGCTCATGACCGCTTGCGATCTGATTACCCATACGTCCACGGCTCCCGAGCCTTTTGGCCGTGTGATTATTGAAGCGATGCTCTGCAAAACCCCGGTTATTGCGGCATCGGGCGGTGGTGCCGTTGAGCTGATTCACCACAATCAGACAGGCTGGCTGACTCCTTTAAGCGATGTGTCGTCCCTCGCCGATCGTTTGTGTCAGTGCGCTACTCAGCCAAGTCAAATGGCGCAAATTGTCCATAACGCTTACGCACATGCAAGCACGAAGTTTACGCTTGATCGGCTTTATCAACAGCTTGATGCCAGACTGCTTGCTACGATGCGTAAACCGTCAAAGGTTTAG